CGATTACGATATGAAGatttaatttttacttttatgctttttgtttattttttttttatttatttttttatgtgataaTTGTCCAGAACAGAATCTATGCTTTCATTCCTGTGGTTCCTGACTCGGAGGCCCAACATTGCCCTCTCCATGCTCCTTTTCATTGTACTGGGCAGAGAAATTGATCTGGGAGTTGCTCATTCTGTACTATGCTCCCGGTGGGATGGCTGGAGCAGGTACAGTCTTTCCCAGAAAGGAGATGTGATTTTTGGTGGacttttgcatttgcatttcacacATCCTGCTGCAGATCAAGACTTCACCAAGATGCCATATTATGAACCTTGCACTGGGTAAATCTAATCACAATGTGATTATGTTCTTTACGTGATGGcaatatgtttgttttgttgtttttgttttgctcataTGTTTTTTGATGAAATATAATTGAATTCGATAAATTGTTGAACAACTTGCGAACGGCTGAACAAACTCAAGTTAATAATTGaccctatctatctatctatctatctatctatctatctatctatctatctatctatctatctatctacatctcaaatatgttttgttccaattatttttagttttgaaTTAGGTGGATTAAAAACCACATATGCCGTGACATTTGCGGTGGAGGAAATCAATCGTAACAGCACGCTGCTGCCAGGAGTGAAGCTGGGCTACCGTATATTTGACAGTTGTGGAAGATACCCCTGGGTTCTTAAAGGCGCACTATCACTGGTTGGAGGAGACTCAGACAGCTGCAATTTACAAGTCTCTACCCGTCATTCGGAAGATGATAAACCACCTGGAGGGACAGATGGTATGAATTAACATAATCTCAAACAAAGCAGCAATATCGAactatattactgtaatattaAAGATTGTCTGTTACTATCAGCAGGTGATCAGCCCATCCCTTTGCTGATTGGCAGTCCTACATCTACATCAAGTATAATTCTGTCAAGTATCTTGGGGCCTCTTTCTGTGCCAATTGTGAGTTTCATTACctcaaaaaatgaaaaaaataaatgttgaattaaGTTTATTTTTGTAGTGGTTGACATGATAtttcacaaatatataaaacaaaaaaagaatgcatgTATTCTCTTAAAGCACTGTCAAACTGTTTAATATGAATCTTTCTTTCAGATCAGTTATTTGGCTTCCTGCCCATGTCTCAGTGACAGGACAAAATTCCCTAATTTCTTCAGAACAATTCCCAGTGATATTTACCAGGCCAGGGTCATGGCACAACTAGCCACTCACTACAACTGGACTTGGATGGGAGCAGTAATTGATAACAGTGATTATGGTCACTTGGCAATGCAGGTTTACAGTTTTTATTATGATtcattttcttatttgtttattttgttatataAATTACTAAAAATATCTCATACAATTTCTCTTTTATATGGGACATAAATATGAACTaaattttattgtgaaatttcAGGTATTTCAGGAAGAGATTGAGGggaaaggtgtgtgtttggaatTCATTGAGACTCTCAACAGAGGTAATATTGTGAGAGACTCCAGACGTGCAGCACGCACAATTCAAGCTTCCACTGTGAGGGTGATTCTCATTTTTTGCTGGTATACATTAATAAGGGATATGTTTCTGGAACTGTCCAAAAGGAATGTGAGTATTTCACATTGAAATTCCTAATCTAAATATTTAGATACGTTTTTAAGAAcaaaattgtattatttattattaatttatttttgtcatgctcCAGGTGACTGACAGACAGTTTCTGGCCAGTGAGTCTTGGAGCACAAGTGATGATTTGCTCAAAGATATTGCCATTTCAAAAGTTGCGAATGGTGTTCTTGGTGTGGCCATCAAAAGTTCAACAATACCTGGATTTGAAAATTATCTCACAGATTTGCACCCAGTTCATCGACCTGATGATGAATTCTTACAAGAATTCTGGGAAAATGAGTTTGGATGCAATCCCTCTCTCGCAAACATTTCTACTTCATCTCCTGCCAAGTGGTCAATTCAGAAATTTCTACCACCCTGCAGCGGGGCAGAATCCCTGAAGGGAATGCAGCATCCATTTACTGACACCTCTCATCTAAGAGTTGCATATAATGCATACCTCGCTGTTTATGCTGCAGCCCACGCCCTTCACAGCCTTCTCTCCTGCAGTGATACAGAGCGGCCTTCTGGAAGCAACAGCTCGACTTGCTCCTCTCCCAAACACATCAAACCCATAGAGGTTAATACTCATGTAAATGGATCATATTATCATTAATATATAGTTTTATTAAGACTTATATTCTCAAAATCTGATGCTTTCAGCTGTTGCAGCACCTGAATCGAGTGAACGTCACCACACCACAAGGAGACATGTTTCATTTCCAGGGTTCAGATATTCCAGCAAAGTATGACCTTGTCAACTGGCAGATGAACTCCAAAGGGCAACTTAATATTGTTTTGATTGGTCATGTGGATGGTTTAGATCTTCATGTTGATGAATCAGCAATTCAGTGGAGCACCGGATCCAATCAGGTAGTTTGATCACCAGTTATCTTAAAGtgacaaataataaattaattccCAACAACATTATTTGGCTGTTTGTTCAGGTGCCAGTTTCAGTGTGCAGTGAGAGCTGCCCTCCAGGTACCAGGAGGGCCAACAGGAAGGGAGAGCCTCTATGCTGCTTTGACTGTATTCCGTGTGCTAAAGGGGAAATTAGCAATAAAAACGGTGAGGAAATCACTCCAACAGACAGAACAAACTCAAATAGTTGttcttgtttgtgttgtatATTCTGTACTTTTCCCCTGTTTTGAACTCCTCTAGATTCCCTTCAATGTGCACGTTGTCCTGATGAGTTCTGGTCCAATGCTGACCAAACTGCCTGTATCCCTCGTGAGCTGGATTTCCTCTCCTTTAATGAAACCTTGGGCATTACTCTGACTACAGCTGCTGTGTCTGGAGCTGTAGTGACAACAgctgtgtttgtggtgtttctTTACTATCGTCAGACACCTATGGTAATAAATTAGAGTGAATTAAAGggtttatatatatgtatatttactaCTTGCACCATATTGTTTAACTGTCTGAATGTTTTTGACTCATCTCCTTCACCCCCAGGTGCGAGCCAACAATTCAGAACTGAGCTTTTTGCTTCTTCTGTCACTGaagctctgcttcctgtgctcATTGGTGTTCATTGGTCGTCCATCAGTCTGGTCTTGTCGGTTCCAGCAGGCAGCCTTTGGGATCAGctttgtcctttgtgtttcctgcctCCTTGTCAAAACACTAGTAGTTCTCGCTGTTTTCCGCTCAGCTCAGCCTGGTGCTGGAGCCTTGATGAAGTGGTTTGGTCCAGGTGTACAGAGAGGAAGTGTCTGCCTCTTTACGTCTGTACAGGTATGAAAATCAGTTCATTTGAATTGAATCAATTTTTATTCGTTTCATTTATACCTGCAGTATACACAATAATCAATAAGGAATAACATTACAGAAATGTGCTGACGTTCTCATCAGGTTATCATCTGTACAGTTTGGCTGTCCATCAGCCCACCAGTGCCTGAACGTGATCTGGGTTTccaagggtcaaaggtcaccgtgAAGTGTGCCATGGCCTCTGTGGTGGGCTTTTCTGTGGTCCTTGGCTACATTGGCCTGCTGGCTTGTACCTGCCTCCTCTTGGCCTTTCTTGTGAGGAAACTCCCAGACAACTTCAACGAGGCCAAACTGATCACCTTCAGCATGCTGATATTCTGTGCTGTCTGGGTGACCTTTGTCCCTGCTTACATTAGCTCTCCAGGGAAGTATGTTGTAGCTGTGGAAATATTTGCAATCCTGGCTTCGAGCTATAGTTtacttcttttcatttttgccCCCAAATGTTTCATCATTCTTTTGAGACCTGAAAGAAACACTAAGAAACACTTGATGGCCAAATAGCAAAAATCTCACTGGCCACATTCTCGtcaataaaatatgtttcataTTAGTATGGTGTTTGAATTCCCTTagatttgtttccttttcaagTGTCATAGGTTTGACAGATTTACTcagatatttatggaattttgTATCTAAAAGTGTTTCTTATTTACATTGCCTTAAGGTTTTTATAGTTTCTGAATTTGacagaataaaatatttgcattgaTCCTGATGGCAAGATAGTTTTTCTTGATCGAATGCTAGTAAAGCCCTCAAACACGTTTGTCTGTGTGTAAGTACATTTCATGCTTGTTCTTTTCACCAAAATTATGTTACACTACATTAAGAAGTTAATAAAGGATATACAACAGAAATATTTTACCAGTAAAATTCATATTAATTACACTTCCTACTTGCACACTTATTCATGATTAATTGTATGCATGTACACCTTTGATTATTATTGCATTTTCTCCATaatccattaaaaaaagttTCTCTTTCACAGTGGGTCAATGTCATATATTATTTGCTGTTGTAGATTCTTATTCATCAAGGTCATGGTAATCCTTGAAATTTGAATCTGAAGCAAGTGGACCTGTGGTTGAGTGGCAGCCTTTTCCTCTGATTTTGACCGATATTTCTCAACTCTCAAAATATTGTGTACTATAACTATGTAAATACAGAACCTACTAAATATTAacgtctcttctttcatcagctTGCATCAGCCAAAAAAAATGGGTTCCTATCTTtttttcgttctggagttattggacGTTAAACAAAGGCAGTTTTCACCCAAATCACCAGTTTTCAACAGAAAGCTGAGCAAACGAGCTTTTTGCGCAGAGAGTCATTTCAAGCAGATCACTGACTTTGACTctaatatttgttgttttagtgacacattatacatctcaacagttgtttacgtcaagaaagcaataaaaacaacactgagaaagagcttttgatgctggaataatacatttatttacaaacaatatATCAACTGTacagcagctgctctggggtgACCCAGATGGCAACCACTCGTCTGGTCTGCAAGGGGCAAGCGCACTATATCCATCCGAATCTGAACCCAAACTGTCAGTTGACCCATGagttgcgtgtgtgtggtgacaAGTGCCATAACCTCGCCGCTCGGCGCGGGTTGATGATCCGTGTCGCGCCATCTCAGTAGCACGCAACTCATACTCTCCATTGTAAACTGCTTATAGAGCAGTTCCTcctttcccacaatgcattgcgtCCAGCCATATTGAAAGGCTTTGTTTACAGAGACGTACACGATCGCATTGTCATTGTTCATTCAGAATGCATCTTTATTTGAAGCATTGCTTTGAACTCTCATTGAGTTTGTACATCCATTGTATTATAAATTTGCTTTGTTGATACATGTATATGACAATAACCTAAATTCTTCATTGAACTTAGATTTTGAATGTAAACCCATAGTACAATCTAcaattgaaaatgaaacaaacacaacttcatgaaacacaaaacaagactgtgaataataataataatttttaaaattTCATAACACAGATCAAGgcaaatattttattctgtCAAATTCAGAAACTATAGAAAACTTAAGGCAATGTAAATAAGCACTTTTACATACAAAATTCAATAAATATCTGAGTAAATGTAAGGGAATTCAAACACCATACTAATATGAAACATATTTTACTGACAAGAATGTGGCCAGTGACATTTTTACTATTTGGCCATCAAGTGTTTCTTAGTGTTTCTTTCAGGTCTCAAAAGAATGATGAAACATTTGGGGGCAAAAATGCAGAGCAGTAAACTATAGCTCGAGGCTAGGATTGCAAATATTTCCACAGCAACAACATACTTCCCTGGAGAGCTAATGTAAGCAGGGACAAAGGTCACCCAGACAGCACAGAATATCAGCATGCTGAAGGTGATCAGTTTGGCCTCGTTGAAGTTGTCTGGGAGATTCCTCACAAGAAAGGCCAAAAGGAGGCAGGTACAAGCCAGCAGGCCAATGTAGCCAAGGACTAGAGAAAAGCCCACCACAGAGGCCATGGCACACTtcaaggtgacctttgacccttggAAACCCAGATCACGTTCAGGCACTGGTGGGCTGAGGGACAGCCAAACTGTACAGATGATAACCTGAGGAGAACGTCAGCACATTTCTGTAATGTTATTCCTTATTGATTATTGTGTATACTGCAGGTATAAatgaaactaataaaaattgATTCAATTCAAATGAACTGATTTTCATACCTGTACAGACGTAAAGAAGCAGACACTTCCTCTCTGTACACCTGGACCAAACCACTTCATCAAGGCTCCAGCACCAGGCTGAGCTGAGCGGAAAACAGCAAGAACTACTAGTGTTTTGACAAGGaggcaggaaacacaaaggacaaagCTGATCCCAAAGGCTGCCTGCTGGAACCGACAAGACCAGACTGATGGACAACCAATGAACACCAATgagcacaggaagcagagcttCAGTGACAGAAGAAGCAAAAAGCTCAGTTCTGAATTGTTGGCTCGCACCTGGGGGTGAAGGAGATGAGTCAAAAACATTCAGACAGTTAAACAATATGGTGCAATtagtaaatatacatatatatagtcATTAATATAAACCCTTTAATTCACTCTAATTTATTACCATAGGTGTCTGACGATAGTAAagaaacaccacaaacacagcTGTTGTCACTACAGCTCCAGACACAGCAGCTGTAGTCAGAGTAATGCCCAAGGTTTCATTAAAGGAGAGGAAGTCCAGCTCACGAGGGATACAGGCAGTTTGGTCAGCATTGGACCAGAACTCATCAGGACAGCGTGCACATTGAAGGGAATCTAGAAGAGTTCAGAACAGGGGAAAAGTACAGAATatacaacacaaacaagaaCAACTATTTGAGTTTGTTCTGTCTGTTGGAGTGATTTCCTCACCGTTTTTATTGCTAATTTCCCCTTTCGCACACGGAATACAGTCAAAGCAGCATAGAGGCTCTCCCTTCCTGTTGGCCCTCCTGGTAGCTGGAGGGCAGCTCTCACTGCACACTGAAACTGGCACCTGAACAAACAGCCAAATAATGTTGTTgggaatgtatttattatttgtcacTTTAAGATAACTGATGATCAAACTACCTGATTGGATCCGGCGCTCCACTGAATTGCTGATTCCTCAACATGAAGATCTAAACCATCCACATGACCAATCAAAACAAGATTAAGTTGCCCTTCAGAGTTCATCTGCCAGTTGACAAGGTCGTACTTTGCTGGAATATCTGAACCCTGGAAATGAAACATGTCTCCTTGTGGTGTGGTGACGTTCACTCGATTCAGGTGCTGCAACAGCTGAAAGCATCAGATTTTGAGAATATAAGTCTTAATAAAACTATATATTAATGATAATATGATCCATTTACATGAGTATTAACCTCTATGGGTTTGATGTGTTTGGGAGAGGAGCAAGTAGAGCTGTTGCTTCCAGAAGGCCGCTCTGTATCACTGCAGGAGAGAAGGCTGTGAAGGGCGTGGGCTGCAGCATAAACAGCGAGGTATGCATTATATGCAACTCTTAGATGAGAGGTGTCAGTAAATGGATGCTGCACTCCCTTCAGTGACTCTGTCCCACTGCAAGGTGGTAGAAATTTCTGAATTGACCACTTGGCAGGAGATGAAGTAGAAATGTTTGCGAGAGAGGGATTGCATCCAAACTCATTTTCCCAGAATTCTTGTAAGAATTCATCATCAGATCGATGAACTGGGTGCAAATCTCTGAGATAATTTTCAAATCCAGGTATTGTTGAACTTTTGATGGCCACACCAAGAACACCATTTGCAACTTTAGAGATGGCAAGATCTTTGAGTAAATCATCACTTGTGCTCCAAGCTTCACTGGCCAGAAACTGTCTGTCAGTTACCTacaacaagaagaaaaacacagacacacacacccatatgTCTAATATgtctatatatacatatatacatataatagcAAGCCATTCagtaaattattatatataaaatgtgaaatttTAAAATATGGAACGAATGCTGATATATACTGAACGAATGCTAAGGGAATGTCACGTTGAATAATTTCTTGAACGGCTTGCCATAATTatgatatatatgtatgtatgtatgtatataatgATTTAATGAGTAACTTCCAGGCAGGATACTCACATTCCTTTTGGACAGTTCCAGAAAAATATCCCTTATTAATGTATACCAGCAAAAAACGAGAATCACCCTCACAGTGGAAGCTTGAATTGTGCGTGCTGCACGTCTGGAGTCTCTCACAATATTTCCTCTGTTGAGAGTCGCAATAAATTCCAAACAAATCCCTTTCCCCTCAATCTCTTCCTGAAATACCTGAAATCTCAAACAAAATTAAAAGAACAAGttcatatttatacatttgtgtCCCACATACAAAGGAAATACATgaggttttctttttgataatttaatataaaaagcATATACCTTCATCGCAAAGTGACCATAGTCATTGTTTTCAATTACTGCTCCCACCCAGTTCCAGTTGTATCGAGTGGCTAGTTGTGCCATGACCCTGGCTTGGTAAATGTCGCTGGGCATTGTTCTGAAGAAGTTAGGGAATTTTGTCCTGTCACTAAGACATGGGCAGGAAGCAAAGTAACTGATCTGAGAGAAAGAATTAACACTTTATAGTATTTCTTTAACAAAAAAAGATAGAGTTAAATATTGTGAATATTAAAATCTACCAATCTGtaccaaaacaaaatgtttgtagATGTTTATTCCGGGACAAAATGATACTCACAATCGGCACAGATACTGGCCCTAAGATACTGGACAGTATCATGCTTGATGTTGATgaagcgtcaccaatcagcaaaTTAATAGGCTGATCATCTGCTGAAACAATAGACaactattatattatatatatatctcaaaCCAAatgtaccgtaattcccggtgtacaagccgctacttttttccaatattttgaaccttgcggtttatgcaacgacgcggcaaatttacgtatattttcccactttcgttacgagccgtgtttcgttaaagcctatttattttcgttacaaaattaaagcccgcccgcccggagggaaagccccgcttgcgcgtagctggggagatccgcgagaagcgcccggcgctcgtccagagtcgccgccgccggaccgccgtacccggtccccgccgcctgtccgccatccgctacgcggcgtcggacgcgccgcgtagcggggaaggaacccacccctcgacctcccgggcgtccccacccctgccgcaccacgctcccgcggacggaggatgaggggcacgggggcaagggggacggggacaccccgccaggcgggcgcgcgcgccgcgcagcctccgacgggcggagaggggagggcgacggggcgactgctcccccagccgcggctcgagcccagccccgcttcgcaccccagcccgaccgacccagcccctagagccaatccttatcccgaagttacggatctgattgcacttgtggcttacgaatatgtgcggcttattttagtacaaaatatatatattttttaattcagtgggtgcggctttttcacaggtgcgcataatagttcagcaattacggtaagtTCAGGCTGTTATTCACCTGCAGAATGAGGAGTAGAGACTTTGAAGTTACAGCTGTGTGAGTCTCCCCCAACCAGCGATAGTGCTGTTTGAAGAGTCCAGGGGTATTGGGCACAACTATCAAATATACGGTAGCCCAGCTTCACTCCTGGCAGCAGGTTGCTGTTATGATTGATTTCTTTCACCGCAAATGTCATAGCATATATGTTTTTTAATGACTGGCTCTCAAAACTGAATACCATTGGATATGAAAAGAAtgaagaataaaatgtaaaatatatatcatGGACAAAAAGTAAATATGTTTTGCAAAATAGTTTGGAGCACATAACCTATAATCAATAATCTCAGAAAAACAATGTCATTTTCACTAATACTGGAACAATTATTCCACGTAGGTATAAACATTTTATGACCCCAGTAGCAATTTGAAAGAATTTGCAAGATTACATGAATTGTATTTCAACAAAATTGCTTGAGCatgacagaaaaacaggaactACCCTCTCACTATGTAAACAACATAATCACCAGACATTTAACAGCAATAATGTTGTGATGAGATTTACCCATTGCAAGTTTCATAATTTGGCAGCTCTCTGAAGTCTTGCTCTACAGTTTTCGgtataaaatgcaaatgaaaaagtCCACCGATAACCACATCACCATCCTTGGAAAGATTGTTGTTGCTCCATGCACCCCACCGGGAGCAGAGTATCGACTCAGGAACACCCAACCCCATTTGTCTGCTCAGTAAACCAAAAATAAGAATGGGGAGGATTGAGGAGGGCCATCGAGTCAGGAACCAGAAAAATGAAGACATAGTGTTGGATCAATGACTTAAATGTTACCTGTAAAAAAAGAGCATTCATTTTTCTCTATAGCTCCtatcaaaacacaaaatatcacTTTTGAAGAGCTATCTTGACACAGACATacctcccttcctctctgcacAAGTGAATTGTTAAccttatatttatattatttgtcAAGAGAAAGTAAAAACTAAAACGATGACACGAGTAGCACACAGCTGAATTATTCCTCTTTTAACTGATGGTTGAAAAACAATCCCAGTTATGAATATGTATGATGTTAGGAGTGGTTTGTTTAATGATACAATACTATATGATGTCAGTTGAGTGATCCGTGGTAACTAGGATGGTGCCCTGCAAGATGACGAAATTGGAAGATTgagtaaaacaggaaaaagtCAGTGTCAGACTATTAGTGATGTTGACAAATTTGTAAATTGTgggacaaaataataataatgctgtaCTTCTTTTAGACCTGTCTCTGGGATTTACATGCACCCTTGAACATTGGTTGAGTGACATACACAGAATAACGAAGAGAGGACTAAAAATGAGGACTTTAAATTGGATTTGTGTTaacagttttaaatgttttatctcaGTTTACCAGCTCATTATAATACGAAAAGaaggacagttttttttttttttacttatccTGCAGTTCAGTATTGTGTAAATAACATACCAGATTGTAGACGTACAAGCTAATCAGTCACAGGCATTAGATATTTTTCTACCAGTACTCAGGGGGGAGTACTTCTGGTTTTGTGTGGTAGGTGTCATGCGTTTTCCTCATTTTAAAAACTCTTGACACCTAATATAAATACCAAGATCAATGCTTGTCTTTTTTAAAAGTAGAGGAGGGATATGTATTTGTCTATTCTTTCTGATCTCTTTTTCGGTCAGCATTTGTTTTATGATTTAAATATTAGTTGATTTAAATCTTTATTGTCGTGCATGGGAAATGTGTTGTGCAGCATGGTAAAAACACATATGTACTATAAATGTgtatctggacacacacacacacacacttggtccTTTCTCCCTTTCTGAGTGCCTCCTGTAGCTACCATTTAGAAATTACAGAGATTCAATTGATGACACATAATTCTTTAACGTTTTTTATGTTATGTTTTTTAAGACAGAAAACACTAATTGTTGTCTTCAATTACCTGAAACATCAGGGATACTGCTTTGAACTACCTAAAATAACTACCTGATTTGAAATTAACCTcatattctgaagaaaaataAGAGGGTTAAATTATGAAATTCCATTCTCTATTCACCTTTATGTTACATTAAGTTGGGCTTTTATCTGTAAACCTTATTTCCTCAAATATAACAATTGCTAAACACTGTGTTAATCAGGTGCACGATGATGAGTCTCCCCCAGCAATTTCAAAACATAATATCAGCATTCACAGCacagcacaaaacaaaacaaacaaaaacaaacag
The Brachionichthys hirsutus isolate HB-005 unplaced genomic scaffold, CSIRO-AGI_Bhir_v1 contig_955, whole genome shotgun sequence DNA segment above includes these coding regions:
- the LOC137914176 gene encoding extracellular calcium-sensing receptor-like, with product MPPMTAEKPCRCCATTMLARKRPDEPVTGYIIRAEKTVTALRNAKEVISDGLIIAMILKGLPETYKPFAIHTAQSTEDITFTQFKSNLRSYEETERFESKPKADNVMKVDLTSVTCYGCGNRGHIIKDCRQNATPKWCSYHRSSTHSDETCRRKNKHKDEAKQTAERHFELGGLKTTYAVTFAVEEINRNSTLLPGVKLGYRIFDSCGRYPWVLKGALSLVGGDSDSCNLQVSTPGDQPIPLLIGSPTSTSSIILSSILGPLSVPIISYLASCPCLSDRTKFPNFFRTIPSDIYQARVMAQLATHYNWTWMGAVIDNSDYGHLAMQVFQEEIEGKGVCLEFIETLNRGNIVRDSRRAARTIQASTVRVILIFCWYTLIRDMFLELSKRNVTDRQFLASESWSTSDDLLKDIAISKVANGVLGVAIKSSTIPGFENYLTDLHPVHRPDDEFLQEFWENEFGGAESLKGMQHPFTDTSHLRVAYNAYLAVYAAAHALHSLLSCSDTERPSGSNSSTCSSPKHIKPIELLQHLNRVNVTTPQGDMFHFQGSDIPAKYDLVNWQMNSKGQLNIVLIGHVDGLDLHVDESAIQWSTGSNQVPVSVCSESCPPGTRRANRKGEPLCCFDCIPCAKGEISNKNDSLQCARCPDEFWSNADQTACIPRELDFLSFNETLGITLTTAAVSGAVVTTAVFVVFLYYRQTPMVRANNSELSFLLLLSLKLCFLCSLVFIGRPSVWSCRFQQAAFGISFVLCVSCLLVKTLVVLAVFRSAQPGAGALMKWFGPGVQRGSVCLFTSVQVIICTVWLSISPPVPERDLGFQGSKVTVKCAMASVVGFSVVLGYIGLLACTCLLLAFLVRKLPDNFNEAKLITFSMLIFCAVWVTFVPAYISSPGKYVVAVEIFAILASSYSLLLFIFAPKCFIILLRPERNTKKHLMAK
- the LOC137914178 gene encoding extracellular calcium-sensing receptor-like, which produces MSSFFWFLTRWPSSILPILIFGLLSRQMGLGVPESILCSRWGAWSNNNLSKDGDVVIGGLFHLHFIPKTVEQDFRELPNYETCNGFESQSLKNIYAMTFAVKEINHNSNLLPGVKLGYRIFDSCAQYPWTLQTALSLVGGDSHSSDDQPINLLIGDASSTSSMILSSILGPVSVPIISYFASCPCLSDRTKFPNFFRTMPSDIYQARVMAQLATRYNWNWVGAVIENNDYGHFAMKVFQEEIEGKGICLEFIATLNRGNIVRDSRRAARTIQASTVRVILVFCWYTLIRDIFLELSKRNVTDRQFLASEAWSTSDDLLKDLAISKVANGVLGVAIKSSTIPGFENYLRDLHPVHRSDDEFLQEFWENEFGGTESLKGVQHPFTDTSHLRVAYNAYLAVYAAAHALHSLLSCSDTERPSGSNSSTCSSPKHIKPIELLQHLNRVNVTTPQGDMFHFQGSDIPAKYDLVNWQMNSEGQLNLVLIGHVDGLDLHVEESAIQWSAGSNQVPVSVCSESCPPATRRANRKGEPLCCFDCIPCAKGEISNKNDSLQCARCPDEFWSNADQTACIPRELDFLSFNETLGITLTTAAVSGAVVTTAVFVVFLYYRQTPMVRANNSELSFLLLLSLKLCFLCSLVFIGCPSVWSCRFQQAAFGISFVLCVSCLLVKTLVVLAVFRSAQPGAGALMKWFGPGVQRGSVCFFTSVQVIICTVWLSLSPPVPERDLGFQGSKVTLKCAMASVVGFSLVLGYIGLLACTCLLLAFLVRNLPDNFNEAKLITFSMLIFCAVWVTFVPAYISSPGKYVVAVEIFAILASSYSLLLCIFAPKCFIILLRPERNTKKHLMAK